In the genome of Triticum urartu cultivar G1812 chromosome 5, Tu2.1, whole genome shotgun sequence, one region contains:
- the LOC125556070 gene encoding uncharacterized protein LOC125556070: MTGPPHRDQERDRRRTLLLVSLASIMERADEALLPAVYREIGAAMHADPTWLGSLTLCRSIVQAACYPLAAYAAARHNRARVIAVGAFLWAAATFLVGVSETFTQVAISRGLNGIGLALVVPSIQSLVADSTDDGTRGSAFGWLQLASCLGLIAGGFVGLLLAQTTVLGIAGWRIAFHLVAVISVAVGALNWFFSVDPHFPTGDAAAGPGGDEKPAVRQVVEEMIAEAKFVVQIPTFQIFVAQGVSGSFPWSALSSFASMWLELIGFSHRETAVLMTIFWVASSLGGLIGGKLGDLLALRYPDAGRIVLSQISAGSAVPLAAVLLRGLPDDPSTGVIHGVVLFVMGVFISWNGPATNFPIFAEIVPEKSRTSIYALDRSFETVLSSFAPPIVGILAQRVYGYRPDDKGTSTRLDRENAASLAKALYTAIAIPFTVCAAIYSFLYCSYPRDRDRARMQSLAESEMQQVEHEGSRLEGGDGDGGSAVHGLKESSPEAEKDTAKLLSDVEQGR; the protein is encoded by the exons atGACGGGGCCGCCGCACCGGGACCAGGAGCGGGACCGGCGCCGGACGCTGCTGCTGGTGAGCCTGGCGTCAATCATGGAGCGCGCCGACGAGGCGCTGCTGCCCGCCGTGTACCGCGAGATCGGCGCCGCCATGCACGCCGACCCCACCTGGCTCGGCTCCCTCACGCTGTGCCGCTCCATCGTGCAGGCCGCGTGCTACCCGCTCGCCGCCTACGCCGCCGCGCGGCACAACCGCGCCCGCGTCATCGCCGTGGGGGCCTTCCTCTGGGCCGCTGCCACCTTCCTCGTCGGCGTCTCCGAAACCTTCACTCAG GTAGCAATCTCGAGGGGACTGAACGGCATCGGCCTCGCGCTCGTGGTACCATCGATCCAGTCACTGGTCGCCGACTCCACGGACGACGGCACGCGCGGCTCGGCGTTCGGCTGGCTGCAGCTCGCAAGCTGCCTCGGGCTCATCGCCGGCGGCTTCGTCGGCCTGCTGCTGGCACAGACCACGGTCCTCGGGATCGCCGGCTGGCGCATCGCCTTCCACCTCGTGGCCGTCATCAGCGTCGCCGTGGGGGCCCTCAACTGGTTCTTCTCCGTGGACCCCCATTTCCCCACGGGCGACGCGGCTGCCGGCCCAGGCGGCGACGAGAAGCCCGCCGTGCGGCAGGTGGTGGAGGAGATGATCGCGGAGGCCAAGTTCGTGGTGCAGATCCCGACGTTCCAGATCTTCGTGGCGCAGGGCGTCAGCGGCTCGTTCCCGTGGTCCGCACTCTCCTCCTTCGCGTCCATGTGGCTCGAGCTCATCGGGTTCAGCCACCGGGAGACAGCCGTGCTCATGACCATCTTCTGGGTCGCGAGCTCCCTCGGCGGCCTCATTGGGGGCAAGCTGGGCGACCTCCTCGCCCTGCGGTACCCGGACGCCGGGAGGATCGTCCTGTCGCAGATCAGCGCCGGCTCGGCCGTGCCCCTTGCCGCCGTGCTGCTCAGGGGGCTCCCCGATGACCCGTCCACCGGCGTCATCCACGGCGTCGTCCTGTTCGTCATGGGCGTGTTCATCTCCTGGAACGGCCCGGCTACAAACTT CCCAATTTTTGCGGAGATCGTGCCGGAGAAATCAAGGACGAGCATCTACGCGCTCGACAGGTCGTTCGAGACAGTGCTGTCATCGTTCGCGCCGCCGATCGTCGGCATCCTGGCGCAGCGCGTGTACGGGTACAGGCCGGACGACAAGGGCACGAGCACCCGGCTGGACCGGGAGAACGCGGCGTCGCTGGCCAAGGCGCTGTACACGGCCATCGCGATACCGTTCACGGTCTGCGCCGCCATATACTCTTTCCTGTACTGCAGCTATCCCCGGGACAGGGATCGTGCCCGGATGCAGTCGCTGGCGGAGTCGGAGATGCAGCAGGTGGAGCACGAGGGTTCTCGCTTGGAAGGCGGCGATGGAGATGGAGGATCCGCTGTTCATGGTTTGAAGGAGTCGTCGCCGGAGGCTGAGAAGGATACCGCGAAACTGTTATCGGACGTTGAGCAAGGTAGATGA